The proteins below come from a single Agromyces flavus genomic window:
- a CDS encoding 5-formyltetrahydrofolate cyclo-ligase produces MRDDPTVVKRILRAELRERRQNMPAHEREQASEGFTSRLQELVGSTGAESLSCYLSMPTEPDTRPFVRWAESNGIRVLFPVTREDGLLDWTVGEEEDEVKGLHGMPEPVGELLGPMAINDVDLILVPAAAVDATGMRLGWGRGYFDKTLGSMGKCPPVYAIVFDTEFVEEVPREVHDQPVNGVVTPTRIVAF; encoded by the coding sequence ATGCGCGACGATCCGACGGTGGTGAAGCGGATCCTCCGCGCCGAGCTGCGCGAGCGACGGCAGAACATGCCGGCGCACGAGCGCGAGCAGGCGAGCGAGGGGTTCACGTCGCGCCTCCAGGAGCTCGTCGGATCGACCGGCGCCGAGTCGCTCTCCTGCTACCTCTCGATGCCGACCGAGCCCGACACGCGGCCGTTCGTGCGCTGGGCCGAGTCGAACGGCATCCGGGTGCTCTTCCCCGTCACGCGCGAGGACGGCCTGCTCGACTGGACCGTCGGCGAGGAGGAGGACGAGGTGAAGGGCCTGCACGGCATGCCCGAACCGGTCGGCGAGCTCCTCGGTCCGATGGCGATCAACGACGTCGACCTCATCCTCGTGCCGGCCGCGGCGGTGGATGCCACGGGCATGCGCCTCGGCTGGGGGCGAGGCTATTTCGACAAGACCCTCGGGTCGATGGGAAAATGTCCTCCGGTGTACGCCATCGTCTTCGACACCGAGTTCGTCGAGGAGGTTCCGCGCGAGGTCCACGACCAGCCGGTGAACGGCGTCGTGACGCCCACGCGCATCGTGGCGTTCTGA
- the galU gene encoding UTP--glucose-1-phosphate uridylyltransferase GalU has product MTERITKAVIPAAGLGTRFLPATKAMPKEMLPVVDKPAIQYVVEEAVDAGLTDVLMITGRNKNALENHFDRVAELEATLEAKGDTAKLEKVNQSTDLAQMHYVRQGDPKGLGHAVLRAEMHVGDEPFAVLLGDDIIDARDVLLTRMLDEQVRRDASIVALLEVDPDSIHLYGAAQIETTDDADVVRITGLVEKPAKEVAPSNYAVIGRYVLKPEVFEVLHRTEPGKGGEIQLTDALMEMANDVEATGGVYGVVFRGRRYDTGDKLDYIKAVVQLAAERDDLGPELRPWLVEYSAGLERG; this is encoded by the coding sequence ATGACCGAACGGATCACGAAGGCCGTCATCCCTGCCGCCGGCCTGGGAACTCGCTTCCTGCCCGCGACGAAGGCAATGCCGAAGGAGATGCTGCCGGTCGTCGACAAGCCTGCCATCCAGTACGTCGTCGAGGAGGCGGTCGACGCCGGCCTCACCGACGTGCTCATGATCACCGGCCGCAACAAGAACGCGCTCGAGAACCACTTCGACCGGGTGGCCGAGCTCGAGGCCACGCTCGAGGCGAAGGGCGACACCGCCAAGCTCGAGAAGGTGAACCAGTCGACCGACCTCGCGCAGATGCACTACGTCCGCCAGGGCGATCCCAAGGGCCTGGGCCACGCGGTGCTGCGGGCCGAGATGCACGTCGGCGACGAGCCGTTCGCCGTGCTGCTCGGCGACGACATCATCGATGCGCGCGACGTCCTGCTGACCCGCATGCTCGACGAGCAGGTGCGACGGGATGCCTCGATCGTCGCCCTCCTCGAGGTCGACCCCGACAGCATCCACCTCTACGGCGCTGCCCAGATCGAGACCACCGACGACGCCGACGTCGTGCGCATCACCGGCCTCGTCGAGAAGCCGGCGAAGGAGGTCGCGCCGTCCAACTACGCCGTGATCGGCCGGTACGTGCTCAAGCCCGAGGTGTTCGAGGTGCTGCACCGCACCGAGCCGGGCAAGGGCGGCGAGATCCAGCTGACCGACGCGCTCATGGAGATGGCGAACGACGTCGAGGCCACCGGCGGCGTGTACGGTGTCGTGTTCCGGGGCCGCCGCTACGACACGGGCGACAAGCTCGACTACATCAAGGCGGTCGTGCAGCTGGCCGCCGAACGCGACGACCTCGGCCCCGAGCTGCGTCCGTGGCTGGTCGAGTACTCGGCCGGGCTCGAGCGAGGCTGA
- a CDS encoding GNAT family N-acetyltransferase, whose amino-acid sequence MPAASVPTLTDGSLTLRPVRARDARPLERVLLDNRGWLRRWEATYPGGGSVIDTRATIRNLTAHARAGTALPFVMEWDGELVGQLNVSSITHGSLSSATIGYWVAKDMAGRGLTPTAVALATDHCFLALRLHRMEICIRPENGPSLRVVEKLGFRYEGLRRRFIHIDGDWRDHFAFALVAEEVPGGVLRRWREGRAPTDAATIPAADREAALTPLRVRDR is encoded by the coding sequence GTGCCTGCGGCATCCGTTCCGACCCTCACCGACGGGTCGCTGACGCTCCGGCCGGTTCGCGCTCGCGACGCCAGGCCGTTGGAACGGGTGCTTCTCGACAACCGCGGCTGGCTGCGGCGGTGGGAGGCGACGTACCCGGGCGGCGGTTCCGTCATCGACACGCGGGCCACGATCCGCAACCTGACCGCGCACGCGAGGGCCGGCACGGCGCTGCCCTTCGTGATGGAGTGGGACGGCGAGCTCGTCGGCCAGCTCAACGTGTCGTCCATCACGCACGGCTCGCTGTCGTCGGCGACGATCGGCTACTGGGTCGCGAAGGACATGGCCGGCCGAGGCCTCACCCCGACGGCCGTCGCGCTCGCGACCGACCACTGCTTCCTCGCGCTGCGGCTGCACCGCATGGAGATCTGCATCCGCCCCGAGAACGGCCCGTCACTGCGCGTGGTCGAGAAGCTCGGATTCCGCTACGAGGGGCTCCGGCGCCGCTTCATCCACATCGACGGCGACTGGCGCGACCACTTCGCGTTCGCGCTCGTCGCCGAGGAAGTGCCGGGCGGCGTGCTGCGTCGTTGGCGCGAGGGGCGTGCGCCGACCGACGCCGCGACCATCCCCGCGGCCGACCGCGAGGCGGCGCTCACCCCCCTTCGGGTGCGGGATCGCTGA
- a CDS encoding integrase core domain-containing protein — MSKPEVLIKAVTVQKLSYGQVARRYGVSKTLVHRLHHRWLEEGDAAFRPRSSAPHSNPNRVPGPLQARVLELRDQLTADGLDAGPDTIHTHLLGEGHRIGRTTVWRILTRAGKVTPQRQKRPKSSLLRFAADRPNQMWQSDFTHWTLSTGAGVEIIGWLDDHSRYLLHLSAHRRVSGRTVTDTFTAAADKHGYPASTLTDNGMVYTTRYAGTITGTGNPNAFETLLALYGIAQKNGLPYKPTTQGKIERLWQTLKKHLHAHPATTIEELQVVLDGFRDYYNTQRPHRSINRRTPAFAYELIPKASPTAPDDPNLWRVRYDRVDPGGKISLRYANRMMHLGIGRPHAGTDVIVLIHNTDATVIDADGTVLSEHEIDPERTYQPQTKNG; from the coding sequence GTGAGCAAGCCCGAGGTGCTGATCAAGGCCGTGACCGTGCAGAAGCTCTCCTACGGGCAGGTCGCCCGCCGGTACGGGGTGTCCAAGACGCTGGTGCATCGGCTGCATCACCGCTGGCTCGAGGAGGGCGATGCCGCGTTCCGGCCGCGATCGTCAGCGCCGCACTCGAACCCGAACCGCGTGCCGGGACCGCTTCAGGCGCGAGTGCTCGAGTTGCGCGACCAGCTCACTGCGGACGGCCTGGACGCGGGGCCGGACACGATCCACACCCACCTGCTCGGTGAGGGGCACCGGATCGGCCGGACGACGGTGTGGCGGATCCTGACCCGGGCCGGAAAGGTCACCCCGCAACGCCAGAAACGGCCCAAGAGCTCGCTGCTGCGGTTCGCGGCGGACCGGCCGAACCAGATGTGGCAGTCCGACTTCACGCACTGGACCCTCAGCACCGGGGCCGGGGTGGAGATCATCGGCTGGCTCGACGACCACTCCCGCTACCTGCTGCACCTGAGCGCGCACCGCCGCGTGTCGGGGCGGACGGTGACCGACACCTTCACCGCCGCCGCGGACAAGCACGGGTATCCGGCGTCGACGCTGACGGACAACGGAATGGTCTACACCACCCGGTACGCCGGCACGATCACCGGGACCGGGAACCCGAACGCGTTCGAGACCCTGCTGGCGCTGTACGGCATCGCGCAGAAGAACGGGCTGCCATACAAGCCCACCACCCAGGGCAAGATCGAGCGGCTCTGGCAGACGTTGAAGAAACACCTGCACGCCCACCCCGCCACGACGATCGAGGAGCTGCAGGTCGTGCTCGACGGGTTCCGCGACTACTACAACACCCAGCGCCCGCACCGGTCGATCAACCGGCGCACCCCCGCGTTCGCGTACGAGCTCATCCCCAAAGCATCCCCGACCGCGCCGGACGACCCGAACCTGTGGCGGGTCCGCTACGACCGCGTCGACCCCGGCGGGAAGATCTCACTCCGCTACGCCAACCGGATGATGCACCTGGGCATCGGACGACCCCACGCCGGCACCGACGTCATCGTCCTGATCCACAACACCGACGCGACCGTGATCGACGCCGACGGGACCGTGCTCAGCGAACACGAAATCGACCCGGAACGGACCTACCAGCCACAAACGAAAAACGGCTGA
- the pdxH gene encoding pyridoxamine 5'-phosphate oxidase, whose protein sequence is MSDAVDAERLDRGIEHALHRHSDYGAEVLDEEHVASDPLVQFDRWLAEADARGVYEANAMVLATVDPDGTPSSRTVLLRGVDDRGFVFYTDRESRKGRALAAHPTATLLFPWYALHRQVIVTGDVDLVDDEESDAYWAGRPYGSRISASASRQSQPIGSRAELEAAVAALEEQYAGVDEVGRPERWGGYRLRPWRVEFWQGRTSRLHDRLVFAREPGADAAGWRLERLQP, encoded by the coding sequence ATGAGCGATGCCGTCGACGCCGAGCGACTGGACCGCGGGATCGAGCACGCACTGCACCGGCACAGCGACTACGGCGCCGAGGTGCTCGACGAGGAGCACGTGGCATCCGACCCGCTCGTGCAGTTCGACCGATGGCTCGCCGAGGCCGACGCGCGCGGCGTGTACGAGGCGAACGCCATGGTGCTCGCCACGGTCGATCCCGACGGCACGCCGTCGAGCCGCACGGTGCTGCTGCGCGGCGTCGACGACCGCGGGTTCGTGTTCTACACCGATCGCGAGTCGCGCAAGGGGCGGGCGCTCGCCGCGCATCCGACGGCCACGCTCCTCTTCCCCTGGTACGCGTTGCATCGGCAGGTGATCGTCACGGGCGACGTCGACCTGGTCGACGACGAGGAGTCCGACGCGTACTGGGCGGGTCGGCCGTACGGCTCCCGGATCTCGGCGAGCGCGAGTCGGCAGTCGCAGCCGATCGGCTCCCGCGCCGAGCTCGAGGCCGCCGTCGCGGCGCTCGAGGAGCAGTACGCCGGCGTCGACGAGGTCGGCCGGCCCGAACGCTGGGGCGGGTACCGCCTTCGCCCGTGGCGCGTCGAGTTCTGGCAGGGGCGCACGTCGAGGCTGCACGATCGGCTGGTGTTCGCGCGCGAGCCGGGGGCGGATGCCGCGGGCTGGCGCCTCGAGCGACTGCAGCCCTAG
- a CDS encoding MFS transporter: MPQQPGSAAPIANDKRWRAYWVCVGVAAITIVDLTKVNVALPSIEEALGAGSTELQLLVAGFVLTFGLTLVPAGRLGDQGSRKVMFLIGLSLFTLTSLVCALAPTTGVLLVGRLLQGVAAGIQMPQVLGLVQQLFQGAERGAAFGLFGATIGIATAFGPTLGGLAIAIGGPVDGWRGIFWMNVPLALVAIVFAAWLLPGRPPGDRARISLDPVGVLIFGVVVVALMWPFLFTTGSPDDDPARWWTLVAFVVATVAFIWWERRYAASGHAPLVPLGLFSLRSYRNGTLLSTAYFAATPASFLLTNLFLQQGLGLAPVYAGMVTIGFALTSAVTSWIGGRLVNRIGRPLVVLGVALLLVGQGLLVLVAVGTPPELTPWIMAAVMLIGGTGGGFVIAPNQVLALADVPVVQGGLAGSVGQLGQRIGTAIGTAVALSLFYSTIYGEEGQAARIDVFHAAYAAGMAAVGGLLVVALVVGLVDLRQRLADRRGT; encoded by the coding sequence ATGCCGCAGCAGCCTGGTTCCGCCGCCCCGATCGCGAACGACAAGCGCTGGCGCGCATACTGGGTCTGCGTCGGCGTCGCGGCGATCACGATCGTCGACCTCACCAAGGTGAACGTCGCCCTCCCGTCCATCGAGGAGGCGCTGGGCGCGGGCTCGACCGAGCTGCAGCTCCTCGTCGCGGGCTTCGTGCTCACCTTCGGGCTCACGCTCGTTCCGGCTGGGCGACTCGGCGACCAGGGCTCGCGCAAGGTGATGTTCCTGATCGGCCTGTCGCTGTTCACGCTCACCAGCCTGGTGTGCGCGCTCGCGCCGACCACCGGGGTCCTGCTCGTGGGCCGCCTCCTGCAGGGTGTCGCCGCCGGCATCCAGATGCCGCAGGTGCTCGGCCTGGTGCAGCAGCTCTTCCAGGGCGCCGAGCGCGGTGCCGCGTTCGGCCTGTTCGGGGCGACGATCGGGATCGCGACCGCGTTCGGGCCGACGCTCGGAGGGCTGGCGATCGCGATCGGCGGTCCGGTCGACGGATGGCGCGGCATCTTCTGGATGAACGTGCCGCTCGCGCTGGTCGCCATCGTCTTCGCGGCCTGGCTGCTGCCCGGTCGACCGCCGGGCGATCGAGCCCGCATCTCGCTGGACCCCGTCGGCGTCCTCATCTTCGGCGTGGTCGTCGTGGCGCTCATGTGGCCGTTCCTGTTCACGACCGGTTCGCCCGACGACGACCCTGCGCGTTGGTGGACGCTCGTCGCGTTCGTCGTCGCGACCGTGGCGTTCATCTGGTGGGAACGGCGCTACGCGGCATCCGGTCATGCGCCCCTCGTGCCGCTCGGTCTCTTCTCACTTCGCTCGTACCGGAACGGCACGCTGCTGTCGACCGCGTACTTCGCCGCGACGCCGGCGTCGTTCCTGCTGACGAACCTGTTCCTGCAGCAGGGCCTCGGCCTCGCCCCCGTCTATGCGGGCATGGTCACGATCGGCTTCGCGCTCACGAGCGCGGTCACGTCGTGGATCGGCGGGCGCCTGGTCAACCGGATCGGACGCCCGCTGGTCGTCCTGGGCGTTGCGCTGCTGCTCGTGGGCCAGGGGCTGCTCGTGCTCGTCGCGGTCGGGACCCCGCCCGAGCTGACACCGTGGATCATGGCGGCCGTGATGCTGATCGGCGGCACCGGCGGCGGGTTCGTCATCGCGCCGAACCAGGTGCTCGCACTCGCCGACGTCCCCGTCGTACAGGGCGGCCTCGCCGGATCGGTCGGCCAGCTCGGACAACGCATCGGCACCGCGATCGGCACGGCCGTCGCGCTCTCGCTCTTCTACTCGACGATCTACGGCGAGGAGGGCCAGGCGGCGCGCATCGACGTGTTCCACGCGGCGTACGCGGCGGGCATGGCGGCGGTGGGCGGACTCCTCGTCGTGGCGCTGGTCGTCGGCCTCGTCGACCTTCGGCAGCGTCTCGCCGACCGGCGGGGGACCTGA
- a CDS encoding NADPH-dependent F420 reductase, translated as MADRPVIGIFGAGKVGTALARLLVDGGYEVALTGSPRQTALDLLVSVVAPGARVATPAELVERSDVIIVAVPFGKAATVPWEAFDGKVVVDATNYWPPVDGHIAEIDADERSTSEIHAALNPRARVVKSLNHLGYHDMEDDAMPAGSPLRRALAVVGDDEGAREVVARLIDDLGFDPVDGGGLANGRALEPGHPAFGREHSASELAALLDAERVLAA; from the coding sequence GTGGCGGACCGACCGGTGATCGGCATCTTCGGAGCCGGCAAGGTGGGCACTGCGCTGGCCCGGCTGCTGGTCGACGGCGGCTACGAGGTCGCGCTCACGGGTTCGCCGCGCCAGACCGCGCTCGACCTGCTCGTCTCGGTCGTGGCACCGGGGGCCCGGGTCGCGACGCCGGCCGAGCTGGTCGAGCGATCCGACGTCATCATCGTCGCGGTTCCGTTCGGCAAGGCCGCCACCGTGCCGTGGGAGGCCTTCGACGGCAAGGTCGTCGTCGACGCCACCAACTACTGGCCGCCGGTCGACGGGCACATCGCCGAGATCGACGCCGACGAGCGCTCGACCAGCGAGATCCACGCGGCGCTGAATCCGCGCGCCCGGGTGGTGAAGTCGCTCAATCACCTCGGCTACCACGACATGGAGGACGACGCCATGCCGGCGGGCTCGCCCCTGCGGCGCGCGCTCGCGGTCGTCGGCGACGACGAGGGCGCTCGCGAGGTCGTGGCGCGCCTCATCGACGACCTCGGCTTCGATCCGGTCGACGGGGGCGGACTCGCGAACGGACGCGCGCTCGAGCCGGGCCACCCTGCGTTCGGCCGCGAGCATTCGGCGTCCGAACTCGCGGCGCTCCTCGACGCGGAGCGCGTGCTCGCCGCCTGA
- a CDS encoding LLM class flavin-dependent oxidoreductase, whose product MTRHHEFGLDTFGDVTVGPDGDLLSQAQVLRNVVAEAELADRLGLDFFGVGEHHRHEFAISAPEVVLAAIAGRTERIHLGSAVTVLSSDDPIRVYQRFASLDALSNGRAEVILGRGSFIESFPLFGYELSQYQDLFEEKLNLFAALLPQEPVTWEGKLRPPLTDQLVYPRIEQRTLKTWVGVGGSPESVVRAANYGLPLVLAIIGGSPVRFAPLAELYRKALTQFGHDPQPIAVHSPGIIADSDQEALDILWPHYETIMNRIGRERGWGAVTREHFEGESSPHGALYAGSPETVAQKIAAALRTLGADRFDLKYSNGTLPHEVMMRSIELYATKVVPRVRELLAETDGADGAAAADEPADTPTKA is encoded by the coding sequence ATGACGCGACACCACGAATTCGGGCTGGACACGTTCGGCGACGTCACGGTCGGGCCCGACGGCGACCTGCTCTCCCAGGCGCAGGTGCTGCGCAACGTCGTGGCCGAGGCCGAGCTCGCGGATCGTCTCGGCCTGGACTTCTTCGGCGTCGGCGAGCATCACCGTCACGAATTCGCGATCTCGGCGCCCGAGGTCGTGCTCGCCGCGATCGCGGGCCGCACCGAGCGCATCCACCTCGGATCGGCCGTCACCGTCCTGAGCTCGGACGATCCCATCCGCGTGTACCAGCGCTTCGCCTCCCTCGACGCGCTCTCGAACGGTCGCGCCGAGGTGATCCTCGGCCGCGGATCGTTCATCGAGTCGTTCCCGTTGTTCGGCTACGAGCTCAGCCAGTACCAGGACCTGTTCGAGGAGAAGCTCAACCTCTTCGCGGCACTCCTGCCGCAGGAGCCGGTCACCTGGGAGGGCAAGCTGCGACCGCCGCTGACCGACCAGCTCGTCTACCCGCGGATCGAGCAGCGCACGCTGAAGACGTGGGTCGGCGTGGGCGGCAGTCCCGAATCGGTCGTCCGCGCCGCGAACTACGGGCTGCCGCTCGTGCTCGCGATCATCGGGGGGAGCCCGGTTCGCTTCGCGCCGCTCGCCGAGCTGTATCGCAAGGCGCTCACGCAGTTCGGCCACGACCCGCAGCCCATCGCCGTGCACTCGCCCGGCATCATCGCCGACTCCGACCAGGAGGCGCTCGACATCCTCTGGCCGCACTACGAGACGATCATGAATCGCATCGGTCGCGAGCGCGGTTGGGGCGCGGTGACCCGCGAGCACTTCGAGGGCGAGTCGAGCCCGCACGGGGCCCTGTACGCCGGATCGCCCGAGACCGTCGCGCAGAAGATCGCCGCGGCGCTCCGCACGCTCGGCGCCGACCGGTTCGACCTGAAGTACTCCAACGGCACGCTGCCGCACGAGGTCATGATGCGCAGCATCGAGCTGTACGCGACGAAGGTCGTGCCGCGCGTGCGCGAGCTTCTCGCCGAAACCGACGGCGCGGACGGCGCTGCGGCGGCCGACGAGCCGGCCGACACCCCGACGAAGGCCTGA
- a CDS encoding cation:proton antiporter, with translation MHETTLLLVEVGALLLAMSLLGRLALRLGISPIPFYLVLGLAFGEGGLLPLQASEEFLATASEIGIILLLALLGLEYTAPELFSSLLTSRRAGIVDAVLNALPGAALALLLGWGPVAAVALAGVTWVSSSGVIAKLLRDLGRLSNRETPSVLAVLVIEDLAMAFYLPVLSAIVVGVSLVQGAIAVAVAVGVVALILFVALRHGHVISRLFPAEHAEPLLLGVLGLVMLVAGIAQEVSVSAAVGAFLVGIALSGRVAANASAVLTPLRDLFAATFFVFFGLTTDSAALLTMLLPATLLAAITILTKLVSGSYAARQAGVGTLGQWRAGLVLAPRGEFSIVIAGLAVGAGVEPALAPLATGYVLVTILAGTFLSRLPDAAWFRAAVRRRRAASGQAGTASAAP, from the coding sequence ATGCACGAGACCACGCTGCTCCTCGTCGAGGTCGGCGCGCTGCTCCTCGCGATGAGCCTGCTCGGTCGACTCGCCCTCCGCCTCGGCATCTCCCCCATCCCGTTCTACCTCGTACTCGGCCTCGCGTTCGGCGAGGGCGGCCTCCTGCCGTTGCAGGCGAGCGAGGAGTTCCTCGCGACCGCGTCCGAGATCGGCATCATCCTGCTGCTCGCGCTGCTCGGACTCGAGTACACCGCGCCCGAGCTCTTCTCGAGCCTCCTGACCTCGCGGCGGGCCGGCATCGTCGATGCCGTCCTCAACGCGCTGCCGGGTGCCGCGCTCGCGCTCCTGCTCGGCTGGGGTCCGGTCGCCGCGGTCGCCCTCGCGGGCGTGACGTGGGTGTCCTCCTCGGGCGTGATCGCCAAGCTCCTGCGCGACCTCGGGCGCCTGTCCAACCGCGAGACGCCGTCGGTGCTCGCGGTGCTCGTGATCGAAGACCTCGCGATGGCCTTCTACCTGCCCGTGCTCTCGGCGATCGTCGTCGGCGTGAGCCTCGTGCAGGGCGCGATCGCCGTCGCCGTCGCGGTGGGCGTGGTGGCCCTCATCCTGTTCGTGGCGCTCCGGCACGGCCACGTGATCTCGCGGCTGTTCCCGGCCGAGCACGCCGAGCCGCTCCTCCTCGGCGTCCTCGGACTCGTCATGCTCGTCGCCGGCATCGCGCAGGAGGTCAGCGTCTCGGCGGCCGTCGGGGCGTTCCTCGTGGGCATCGCCCTCTCGGGTCGCGTCGCCGCGAACGCGAGCGCGGTGCTCACGCCGCTGCGCGACCTGTTCGCGGCCACGTTCTTCGTCTTCTTCGGGCTCACGACCGATTCGGCGGCCTTGCTCACGATGCTGCTGCCGGCGACGCTGCTCGCGGCGATCACGATCCTGACCAAGCTCGTGTCGGGCTCCTACGCGGCACGCCAGGCGGGCGTCGGCACGCTCGGCCAATGGCGCGCCGGGCTCGTGCTCGCGCCGCGCGGCGAGTTCTCGATCGTCATCGCAGGACTCGCGGTCGGCGCGGGCGTCGAGCCGGCGCTCGCGCCCCTCGCCACGGGGTACGTGCTCGTCACGATCCTGGCCGGCACGTTCCTGTCGAGGCTGCCGGATGCCGCGTGGTTCCGCGCCGCGGTGCGCCGGCGCCGCGCGGCGTCCGGTCAGGCCGGCACGGCCAGCGCCGCGCCCTGA
- a CDS encoding cation:proton antiporter regulatory subunit, whose protein sequence is MGIRIEKVDLPGIGFRHDLVTEGGRRISVVSHRDGERDLGVFDDDDPDACRDSIPLSDDEAAALADVLGASVMMSRLTSLSDETAGLFTEQLALPTDSPYLNRPLGDTKARTRTHASIVAIVRDGQVIPSPTPADVLRAGDVIVAVGTRHGLDGVANLLAHGPD, encoded by the coding sequence GTGGGTATTCGCATCGAGAAGGTCGATCTGCCCGGGATCGGCTTCCGCCACGACCTCGTGACCGAGGGCGGGCGGCGCATCAGCGTCGTGTCGCACCGAGACGGCGAGCGCGATCTCGGCGTCTTCGACGACGACGACCCCGACGCCTGCCGCGATTCCATCCCGCTCAGCGACGACGAGGCCGCAGCGCTCGCCGACGTGCTCGGCGCCTCGGTGATGATGTCCCGGCTCACCAGCCTCTCCGACGAGACCGCGGGGCTCTTCACCGAGCAGCTCGCGCTGCCGACGGATTCGCCCTACCTCAACCGGCCGCTCGGCGACACCAAGGCCCGCACGCGCACGCACGCGTCGATCGTCGCGATCGTGCGCGACGGCCAGGTGATCCCGTCGCCCACGCCCGCCGACGTACTGCGCGCCGGCGACGTGATCGTGGCCGTCGGAACCCGGCACGGCCTCGACGGAGTGGCCAACCTGCTCGCACACGGCCCCGACTGA